One stretch of Streptomyces sp. A2-16 DNA includes these proteins:
- the nagA gene encoding N-acetylglucosamine-6-phosphate deacetylase: MATPLGARGTARPATTNPHPAPAGTPLVLSGANVVLPTGTVENGQVVVEGTRITSTAPENAQVVDVTGNWLVPGFVDLHNHGGGGASFTSGTTDDILKGIRTHLNHGTTTLVASTVTGEMDFLAHRAGLLSELAEQGDIAGIHFEGPFISPCRKGAHSEELLRDPDPAEVRKLIDAARGQARMVTLATELPGGIDSVRLLAEHGVIAAVGHTDATYEQTLEAIDAGATVATHLFNAMPPLGHRAPGPIAALLEDERITVELINDGTHLHPAALQLAFHHARSARVAFITDAMDAAGFGDGRYMLGPLEVEVSEGVARLVEGGSIAGSTLTLDRAFKRAVTVDRLPVADVVAAISANPARLLGMSDRIGSLEPGKDADLVLLDHQFDLKGVMRRGEWVIDPQLG; the protein is encoded by the coding sequence ATGGCAACGCCGCTAGGGGCGCGGGGAACTGCGCGACCAGCCACGACGAACCCGCACCCCGCGCCGGCCGGAACCCCCCTGGTGCTCTCCGGCGCCAACGTGGTCCTGCCCACGGGAACGGTCGAGAACGGCCAAGTGGTCGTCGAGGGCACGCGAATCACCAGCACCGCCCCCGAGAACGCCCAGGTCGTCGACGTCACCGGAAACTGGCTGGTCCCCGGCTTCGTCGACCTCCACAACCACGGCGGCGGCGGAGCCTCCTTCACCTCGGGCACCACGGACGACATCCTCAAGGGCATCCGCACCCACCTGAACCACGGCACCACCACCCTCGTCGCCTCCACCGTCACGGGCGAGATGGACTTCCTCGCCCACCGGGCCGGCCTGCTGAGCGAGCTCGCCGAACAGGGCGACATCGCCGGCATCCACTTCGAGGGCCCGTTCATCTCCCCCTGCCGCAAGGGCGCGCACTCCGAGGAGCTGCTGCGCGACCCCGACCCGGCGGAGGTCCGCAAGCTGATCGACGCGGCGCGCGGGCAGGCGAGGATGGTCACGCTGGCCACCGAACTCCCCGGCGGCATCGACTCCGTACGGCTCCTCGCCGAGCACGGCGTCATCGCGGCGGTCGGGCACACGGACGCGACGTACGAGCAGACCCTCGAGGCCATCGACGCGGGCGCCACGGTGGCCACGCATCTCTTCAACGCGATGCCGCCCCTGGGCCATCGCGCCCCGGGCCCCATCGCCGCCCTCCTGGAGGACGAGCGGATCACGGTCGAGCTGATCAACGACGGCACGCATCTGCACCCGGCCGCACTGCAACTGGCGTTCCATCACGCGCGTTCCGCCAGGGTCGCGTTCATCACCGACGCCATGGACGCAGCCGGTTTCGGCGACGGCCGTTACATGCTCGGCCCCCTGGAGGTGGAGGTCAGCGAGGGAGTCGCCCGGCTCGTGGAGGGCGGTTCGATCGCGGGCTCGACGCTCACACTGGACCGTGCCTTCAAGCGGGCGGTGACCGTCGACCGGCTGCCGGTCGCGGACGTGGTCGCGGCGATCTCCGCCAACCCGGCCCGGCTGCTGGGCATGTCCGACCGCATCGGCTCGCTGGAGCCGGGCAAGGACGCCGACCTGGTCCTCCTCGACCATCAATTCGACCTCAAGGGCGTCATGCGCCGGGGTGAATGGGTGATCGATCCCCAACTGGGGTGA
- a CDS encoding 1-phosphofructokinase family hexose kinase: MILTVTLNTALDLTYRVRSLRPHTSHRVTEVTERPGGKGVNVARVLAALGHEVTVTGFTGGATGRMVQDALTAVPGLVDALVPVTGATRRTIAVVDEQSGDTTQLNEPGPTVTPAEWSAFQEAYEDLLASVSAVALCGSLPPGVPVGAYAGLIRTAKAAGVPVLLDTSGEALRRGVAARPDILKPNTEELSELTGSHDPLRATQDARRRGARAVVASLGREGLLATTPEGRWRAVPPAHSHGNPTGAGDAVVAGLLSALVEHLPWPARLSRAAALATATVLAPTAGEFDHTTYENLLPRVTVTGEVSAA, encoded by the coding sequence GTGATCCTCACGGTCACGCTGAACACCGCGCTCGACCTCACGTATCGCGTACGGTCGCTGCGGCCGCACACCAGTCACCGGGTCACCGAGGTCACCGAGCGCCCCGGCGGCAAGGGGGTGAACGTGGCCCGGGTGCTGGCCGCGCTCGGCCATGAGGTGACGGTCACCGGCTTCACGGGCGGTGCCACGGGCCGCATGGTCCAGGACGCCCTCACCGCCGTACCGGGCCTGGTGGACGCGCTCGTCCCGGTGACCGGCGCGACCCGGCGCACGATCGCCGTCGTGGACGAGCAGTCCGGCGACACCACCCAGCTCAACGAACCGGGTCCGACGGTGACGCCCGCCGAGTGGTCGGCCTTCCAGGAGGCGTACGAGGATCTCCTCGCGTCCGTCTCGGCGGTGGCCCTGTGCGGGAGTCTGCCGCCGGGGGTGCCGGTGGGGGCGTACGCGGGCCTGATCCGCACGGCGAAGGCGGCCGGGGTTCCGGTCCTCCTCGACACGAGTGGAGAGGCCCTGCGCCGCGGGGTCGCCGCCCGCCCCGACATCCTCAAGCCGAACACCGAGGAACTGTCCGAACTGACGGGCTCCCACGACCCGCTGCGCGCGACCCAGGACGCGCGTCGCCGGGGCGCCCGGGCGGTGGTCGCCTCCCTCGGCAGGGAGGGCCTCCTCGCGACGACCCCCGAGGGCCGCTGGCGCGCCGTCCCGCCGGCCCACAGCCACGGCAACCCGACGGGCGCGGGCGACGCGGTGGTCGCGGGCCTGCTGTCGGCCCTGGTGGAGCACCTCCCGTGGCCGGCCCGCCTGTCCCGGGCGGCCGCCCTGGCCACCGCGACCGTACTGGCCCCGACGGCAGGCGAGTTCGACCACACGACCTACGAGAACCTGCTGCCCCGGGTCACGGTCACGGGGGAGGTCAGCGCGGCGTGA
- a CDS encoding CBM35 domain-containing protein yields MTSGNNGASTPEDDDPFGYLYADGQANGAQPPSGGYGYPNSVNRVRAVGQRQYGQQQAPTAPTAPYGQVPQQQAQGGYGQPSAHYAAPETLPGGAATTQQSMPGRSGGGRSGGPNTKGLLIGAIAVVAAVVIGIGVAMANGGDKKEDAGGKSSTTPSTSQSSEPSPSASSSEAAELPKADAKTMRLEGGTTLASDVKGAKSDGGVYVQGFNQVGASVTWTVNGIKKAGTYRVYVRYSLPAEDANGTMTVNGKAASRPLNMKNFGGLPANEWQETWAQVSLTKGTNTIQLSCQQGNQCNALLDQFTVTENVDH; encoded by the coding sequence ATGACGTCCGGCAACAACGGCGCGAGCACGCCCGAGGACGACGACCCGTTCGGCTACCTCTACGCCGACGGCCAGGCCAACGGGGCCCAACCGCCCTCCGGCGGCTACGGCTACCCGAACTCCGTCAACAGAGTCCGCGCGGTCGGCCAGCGCCAGTACGGCCAGCAGCAGGCGCCCACCGCGCCGACCGCGCCGTACGGCCAGGTCCCGCAGCAGCAGGCCCAGGGCGGCTACGGCCAGCCCAGCGCGCACTACGCCGCCCCCGAGACCCTGCCGGGCGGCGCCGCCACCACGCAGCAGTCCATGCCCGGCCGCAGCGGCGGCGGCCGCAGTGGCGGCCCCAACACCAAGGGGCTGCTGATCGGTGCGATTGCGGTGGTCGCCGCGGTGGTCATCGGCATCGGCGTGGCGATGGCGAACGGCGGCGACAAGAAGGAAGACGCAGGCGGCAAGTCCTCGACGACCCCGAGCACGTCGCAGAGCTCGGAGCCGAGTCCGTCCGCGTCGTCGTCGGAGGCCGCCGAGCTTCCGAAGGCCGACGCGAAGACGATGCGGCTCGAGGGCGGCACCACCCTCGCGTCCGACGTGAAGGGCGCCAAGTCCGACGGCGGCGTCTACGTCCAGGGCTTCAACCAGGTCGGCGCCTCGGTCACCTGGACGGTCAACGGCATCAAGAAGGCCGGCACCTATCGGGTCTACGTCCGCTACAGCCTGCCCGCCGAGGACGCCAACGGGACGATGACGGTCAACGGGAAGGCTGCTTCCCGGCCGCTGAACATGAAGAACTTCGGTGGGCTTCCCGCCAACGAATGGCAGGAGACCTGGGCCCAGGTCTCCCTGACCAAGGGCACCAACACGATTCAGCTCTCGTGCCAGCAGGGCAACCAGTGCAACGCCCTGCTCGACCAGTTCACCGTCACGGAGAACGTCGACCATTAG
- the cdgB gene encoding diguanylate cyclase CdgB, translated as MESESEPYVRLASLRQLHQVMADMNTARSLADTLQTVANGVVTALGYELACVNLVRPDGDLVVAAFSGNQAAEALITGRVGSRESWERRLSMGETWGDLVFIPHTEGWVLDDDDVPQWYTDGPAPRFEDEWHPSDRLFAPMYTPGVPGGNCGELIGVLSVDRPRNGRRPGAWGREALQMYAFQAAIAISNARLRANMQRALVRLEREQQALRASEESFRQAFEYAPSGMAIAEMGGDQHGRILRTNDALCRLLGRPASAMRRYSFSDLVHPEDIGTLLRTSAEGGRAELRLGRRDGTYVWVSLRNSVVADAADGPRFLLTHVEDIEERKRRELQLAHRASHDSLTGLPNSAELRSRLSSRLCQRPTHTGALEPVDAAFGHPAFDANGHGFDFRQGGVEAYDAFDHHVHTVAPEGERDDGTKGLAVLFCDLDGFKSINDRFGHNAGDAVLIEVARRLSQCVRDGDTVARLGGDEFVILADGLGKADAADLAVRLRNEIIQPIRAEGRAVRVGASFGIGWAHCGMTADEVLKSADERMYVEKRSRPKQHRRAG; from the coding sequence ATGGAGAGCGAGTCGGAGCCGTACGTCCGTCTTGCGTCCCTGCGACAGCTGCACCAGGTCATGGCCGACATGAACACGGCCCGCAGCCTGGCCGACACACTGCAGACCGTCGCGAACGGCGTGGTCACCGCACTCGGCTACGAACTGGCGTGCGTCAATCTCGTGCGCCCCGACGGCGACCTCGTGGTCGCCGCCTTCTCCGGGAACCAGGCCGCCGAGGCCCTGATCACCGGCCGGGTGGGCTCCCGCGAGTCCTGGGAGCGCCGGCTGAGCATGGGTGAGACCTGGGGCGACCTGGTCTTCATACCGCACACCGAGGGCTGGGTCCTCGACGACGACGACGTCCCGCAGTGGTACACCGACGGGCCCGCGCCCCGCTTCGAGGACGAGTGGCACCCCTCCGACCGGCTGTTCGCGCCGATGTACACGCCGGGCGTGCCCGGCGGCAACTGCGGCGAACTGATCGGCGTGCTCTCCGTGGACCGGCCGCGCAACGGCCGCAGGCCCGGAGCCTGGGGTCGCGAAGCGCTCCAGATGTACGCGTTCCAGGCCGCCATCGCGATCAGCAACGCGCGTCTACGCGCGAACATGCAGCGCGCACTGGTCAGGCTCGAAAGGGAGCAGCAGGCCCTCAGAGCCAGTGAAGAGAGCTTTCGGCAGGCGTTCGAGTACGCCCCCTCCGGCATGGCCATCGCCGAGATGGGCGGCGACCAGCACGGCCGCATCCTGCGCACCAACGACGCCCTGTGCCGGCTCCTCGGCCGCCCCGCGTCCGCGATGCGCCGCTACTCCTTCTCCGACCTGGTCCACCCCGAGGACATAGGCACCCTGCTGCGCACCTCGGCGGAGGGCGGCCGGGCCGAGCTCCGCCTCGGGCGCCGGGACGGCACCTACGTCTGGGTGTCCCTGCGCAACTCGGTGGTCGCCGACGCCGCCGACGGCCCGCGCTTCCTGCTCACCCACGTCGAGGACATAGAGGAGCGCAAGCGCCGCGAGCTCCAGCTCGCCCACCGCGCCTCCCACGACTCCCTCACCGGCCTGCCGAACTCCGCCGAGCTGCGCTCGCGGCTGTCCTCCCGGCTCTGCCAGCGCCCCACCCACACCGGCGCCCTGGAGCCCGTCGACGCGGCCTTCGGCCACCCGGCCTTCGACGCGAACGGCCACGGCTTCGACTTCCGGCAGGGCGGCGTCGAGGCGTACGACGCCTTCGACCACCATGTGCACACCGTCGCCCCCGAGGGGGAGCGCGACGACGGCACCAAGGGGCTCGCGGTGCTCTTCTGCGACCTCGACGGCTTCAAGTCCATCAACGACCGGTTCGGGCACAACGCGGGCGACGCGGTCCTCATCGAGGTGGCCCGGCGACTGTCCCAGTGCGTGCGCGACGGCGACACCGTGGCCCGGCTGGGCGGCGACGAGTTCGTGATCCTCGCCGACGGGCTCGGCAAGGCCGACGCGGCCGACCTCGCGGTGCGTCTGCGCAACGAGATCATCCAGCCCATCCGCGCCGAGGGACGGGCCGTGCGGGTCGGTGCCAGCTTCGGTATCGGCTGGGCGCACTGCGGCATGACGGCGGACGAAGTGTTGAAGTCAGCCGACGAGCGGATGTACGTCGAGAAACGATCTCGTCCCAAACAACACCGACGCGCGGGCTGA
- a CDS encoding flavin reductase family protein, translated as MIPPPASGHAVGVSNDEFRAAMSRLAAGVVLVTAFEPPLDAEGPKGEDVGMTATAFLSVSLDPPLVLVSLRTGSRMDDLLDEQPLWAVSVLSESQRHIAGRFAMKGRISDRLLFEDIPYVRGAATGAVLVGGALATLECRTEQRVAAGDHTLVIARVLTADVPSADGGPLAYFRGRYRQLG; from the coding sequence ATGATCCCTCCGCCCGCTTCCGGGCATGCTGTGGGGGTGAGCAACGACGAGTTCCGCGCCGCCATGTCCCGGCTGGCCGCGGGCGTGGTCCTGGTGACCGCGTTCGAGCCCCCGCTCGACGCCGAGGGCCCCAAGGGCGAGGACGTCGGCATGACGGCCACGGCGTTCCTCTCGGTCTCCCTGGACCCGCCGTTGGTGCTGGTCAGCCTGCGTACGGGCTCCCGTATGGACGACCTTCTCGACGAGCAGCCGCTGTGGGCGGTCTCCGTCCTGTCGGAGAGCCAGCGGCACATCGCCGGCCGCTTCGCCATGAAGGGCCGCATCAGCGACCGGCTGCTGTTCGAGGACATTCCGTACGTCCGGGGCGCGGCGACCGGCGCCGTTCTGGTGGGCGGCGCCCTCGCCACCCTGGAGTGCCGCACCGAACAGCGGGTGGCGGCCGGCGACCACACCCTGGTGATCGCCCGCGTCCTGACGGCCGACGTGCCGAGCGCCGACGGCGGTCCGCTGGCCTATTTCCGGGGCCGGTACCGGCAGTTGGGATGA
- a CDS encoding GNAT family N-acetyltransferase, whose translation MTFAPRLEEITPGNFETATGIRVHPEQEFAVSPVMQSLAEAYIHPPGVAWPRLIVDGDRTVGFLMAFLDIDWRADGGSVRRSGLWRLNIAADAQGRGYGRFAVESVAAELRRRETKELYVTWHEGEDGPAEFYLRLGFRRTGELSGSETVGVLDLA comes from the coding sequence ATGACATTCGCACCGCGCCTCGAAGAGATCACACCCGGGAATTTCGAAACCGCCACCGGCATACGCGTCCACCCCGAGCAGGAATTCGCGGTCTCCCCGGTGATGCAGTCCCTCGCCGAGGCCTACATCCATCCCCCGGGCGTCGCCTGGCCCCGCCTGATCGTCGACGGTGACCGCACGGTCGGCTTCCTGATGGCCTTCCTGGACATCGACTGGCGCGCCGACGGCGGCAGCGTGCGCCGCTCCGGCCTGTGGCGGCTGAACATCGCGGCCGACGCCCAGGGCAGGGGCTACGGCCGTTTCGCCGTCGAGTCCGTCGCCGCGGAGCTGCGCCGCCGGGAGACGAAGGAGTTGTACGTCACCTGGCACGAGGGCGAGGACGGCCCGGCGGAGTTCTACCTGCGGCTCGGCTTCCGCCGGACCGGGGAGCTCAGCGGCAGCGAGACGGTGGGGGTCCTGGACCTCGCCTAG
- a CDS encoding sigma factor-like helix-turn-helix DNA-binding protein — protein sequence MDDDDSLLADSVGKALLVALGTLTPAERLAFVLHDLFAVPYDGIADVIGTSPAATRRLVGRARRRVRGAREADPAPVSPARRRELVDAFLMTTRAGDREGLPALLDPDVVVRTEAGVTTGALAVARGAADCSRHLSGIAVPALVEGRTGIALLRDGRVERTLAFTFVHDRIAVIDITTDPARAAQLDVTLL from the coding sequence ATGGACGACGACGACAGCCTCCTCGCCGACTCGGTCGGCAAAGCCCTCCTCGTCGCCCTCGGCACCCTCACCCCGGCCGAACGACTGGCGTTCGTCCTCCACGACCTCTTCGCCGTCCCCTACGACGGGATCGCCGACGTCATCGGCACCTCACCGGCAGCCACCCGACGGCTCGTCGGCAGGGCCCGGCGACGGGTGCGGGGCGCGCGGGAGGCGGACCCCGCACCCGTCTCACCCGCCCGTCGGCGCGAACTGGTCGACGCCTTCCTCATGACCACACGTGCAGGGGACCGCGAGGGGCTGCCGGCCCTCCTCGACCCGGATGTCGTGGTGCGCACGGAGGCCGGGGTGACCACGGGGGCCCTCGCCGTGGCCAGGGGAGCGGCCGACTGCTCGCGGCACCTCTCCGGCATCGCCGTACCGGCTCTCGTCGAGGGCCGTACCGGCATCGCGCTCCTGCGGGACGGCCGGGTCGAGCGGACGCTCGCGTTCACGTTCGTACACGACCGGATCGCCGTGATCGACATCACCACGGACCCGGCGAGGGCGGCACAACTGGACGTAACGCTGCTCTAG
- the arfB gene encoding alternative ribosome rescue aminoacyl-tRNA hydrolase ArfB, translating to MDPMSGPYVIRGSVSLPEAELMWRFSRSSGPGGQHVNTSDSQVELRFDLARTESLPDVWKQRALAKLAGRLVDGVVTVRSSEHRSQWRNRETAAVRLAALLAEATAPPPKPRRPTRIPRGINERRLREKKQRSDTKRGRQGRDWG from the coding sequence ATGGACCCCATGTCCGGTCCCTACGTCATCCGCGGCTCCGTCTCCCTTCCCGAGGCCGAGCTCATGTGGCGTTTCTCGCGCTCCTCCGGCCCCGGCGGCCAGCACGTCAACACCAGTGACTCCCAGGTGGAGCTGCGCTTCGACCTGGCCCGCACCGAGTCGCTGCCCGACGTGTGGAAGCAGCGGGCGCTGGCCAAGCTGGCCGGACGGCTCGTCGACGGGGTCGTCACCGTCCGCTCCTCCGAGCACCGCTCGCAGTGGCGCAACCGCGAGACCGCGGCCGTGCGCCTCGCGGCGCTGCTCGCCGAGGCCACCGCGCCCCCGCCCAAGCCCCGCCGGCCGACCCGCATCCCGCGCGGGATCAACGAACGCAGGCTGCGGGAGAAGAAGCAGCGCTCGGACACCAAGCGGGGCCGGCAGGGCAGGGACTGGGGGTAG
- a CDS encoding TerD family protein encodes MAVSLSKGGNVSLTKEAPGLTAVTVGLGWDVRTTTGTDFDLDASAIAVNTQGKVYSDAHFVFFNNKQTPDSTIVHTGDNRTGEGAGDDEAINVNLAGLPADIDKIVFPVSIYDAENRSQNFGQVRNAYIRIVNQAGGAEIARYDLSEDAATETAMVFGELYRNGAEWKFRAVGQGYASGLVGIAQDFGVNV; translated from the coding sequence ATGGCTGTAAGCCTGTCCAAGGGTGGCAACGTCTCGCTCACCAAGGAGGCTCCGGGCCTGACCGCCGTCACCGTGGGCCTCGGCTGGGACGTCCGCACCACCACCGGCACGGACTTCGACCTCGACGCCTCGGCGATCGCGGTCAACACGCAGGGCAAGGTCTACTCCGACGCCCACTTCGTGTTCTTCAACAACAAGCAGACCCCGGACAGCACCATCGTCCACACCGGTGACAACCGCACCGGCGAGGGCGCCGGCGACGACGAGGCGATCAACGTCAACCTGGCCGGTCTCCCGGCCGACATCGACAAGATCGTCTTCCCGGTCTCGATCTACGACGCGGAGAACCGCTCGCAGAACTTCGGCCAGGTCCGCAACGCCTACATCCGCATCGTCAACCAGGCCGGCGGCGCCGAGATCGCCCGCTACGACCTCTCCGAGGACGCGGCCACGGAGACGGCGATGGTCTTCGGCGAGCTGTACCGCAACGGCGCGGAGTGGAAGTTCCGCGCGGTGGGCCAGGGCTACGCGTCCGGCCTGGTCGGCATCGCGCAGGACTTCGGCGTCAACGTCTAG
- a CDS encoding DUF397 domain-containing protein, whose protein sequence is MIRKSAAGEASELVWFKSSYSSGTDGNSCVEIAAAPRTVHVRDSKHDTTGPRLAFTPASWAAFVSQT, encoded by the coding sequence ATGATCCGCAAGTCCGCTGCCGGGGAAGCCTCCGAGCTGGTGTGGTTCAAGAGCAGCTACAGCAGCGGCACGGACGGCAACTCCTGCGTAGAGATCGCGGCAGCGCCCCGCACGGTCCACGTCCGTGACTCCAAGCACGACACCACCGGCCCCCGCCTGGCCTTCACCCCGGCCAGCTGGGCCGCGTTCGTGTCACAGACCTGA
- a CDS encoding helix-turn-helix transcriptional regulator, with amino-acid sequence MSVDAAVEPGWEVDPDDEWGVAVIATVGRQLKLRREAVGMRAAEFGEAVGYGEDLVYKIEGGKRIPRQEYLDRADEVLGAGGLLSAAWEDVKKVRYPKKVRELAKLEGQAVEIGVYESNSIHGLLQTPEHARALFEAAQPPYSRDDVERMVVARLARQSVFDRDPAPSIHFVLEESVVRRPVGGTMVWRQQLERLLEVGMLRSARLQIMPTNSDAHPGLDGKIELLKFPDGTAVGRSDGAFNGRPITDPKQLRILDLRYGTIRAQALPPRESLTFIDQLLGET; translated from the coding sequence ATGAGTGTGGACGCGGCGGTCGAACCCGGGTGGGAGGTCGATCCCGACGACGAGTGGGGTGTCGCGGTCATCGCCACGGTCGGGCGGCAGTTGAAGCTGCGGCGCGAGGCCGTGGGGATGCGGGCCGCCGAGTTCGGGGAGGCGGTCGGGTACGGGGAGGACCTCGTCTACAAGATCGAGGGCGGCAAGCGGATTCCCCGGCAGGAGTATCTGGACAGAGCGGACGAGGTGTTGGGGGCCGGTGGGCTCCTCTCCGCGGCTTGGGAGGACGTCAAGAAGGTCCGGTACCCGAAGAAGGTGCGGGAGCTGGCCAAGTTGGAGGGGCAGGCTGTCGAGATCGGGGTCTACGAGTCCAACAGCATCCATGGGTTGTTGCAGACGCCAGAGCACGCTCGGGCACTGTTCGAAGCAGCCCAGCCGCCGTACTCGCGGGACGACGTGGAGCGGATGGTGGTTGCCCGCCTGGCCCGGCAGTCCGTCTTCGATCGTGACCCGGCTCCGTCCATCCACTTCGTGTTGGAGGAGTCGGTCGTACGTCGGCCGGTCGGAGGCACAATGGTGTGGCGACAGCAGCTCGAACGTCTGCTGGAGGTGGGAATGTTGCGCAGCGCCAGGCTTCAGATCATGCCGACCAACAGCGACGCCCACCCGGGTCTGGACGGCAAGATCGAGCTGCTGAAGTTTCCGGACGGGACGGCGGTGGGACGTTCGGACGGTGCCTTCAATGGCCGCCCCATCACCGACCCGAAACAACTCCGCATCCTTGATCTGCGGTATGGCACCATCCGGGCTCAGGCCCTCCCGCCACGGGAGTCGCTGACCTTCATCGATCAACTGCTGGGAGAGACATGA
- a CDS encoding ATP-binding protein, translated as MNQETAVIRNFSVLLSPTPRGARLARLLAVEQLREWDLPLHPAEHIVAELAVNAATHGRVPGRDFRVTLYVVGDILRIEVTDTRGDRLPRVQPPVPGAESGRGLALVDAFADRWGVAPGPRPRKTVWAEIDVSPRPENPYFGGAGGLSQRTPG; from the coding sequence GTGAATCAAGAAACCGCCGTCATCAGGAACTTCAGCGTCCTGCTCTCCCCCACACCACGCGGGGCCCGCCTGGCCCGACTGCTGGCGGTCGAGCAACTCCGCGAGTGGGACCTCCCGTTGCACCCCGCGGAGCACATCGTGGCGGAGCTGGCGGTGAACGCGGCCACGCACGGCCGGGTCCCGGGACGCGACTTCCGGGTGACGCTGTACGTCGTCGGGGACATCCTGCGCATCGAGGTCACGGACACCCGGGGCGACCGTCTACCGCGTGTCCAACCCCCGGTGCCGGGGGCCGAGTCGGGCCGGGGACTGGCACTCGTGGACGCGTTCGCCGACCGCTGGGGTGTCGCGCCGGGGCCCCGTCCCCGCAAGACGGTGTGGGCGGAAATCGATGTCTCACCGCGTCCCGAGAACCCGTACTTCGGAGGCGCAGGCGGCCTTTCCCAAAGAACTCCGGGCTGA
- a CDS encoding helix-turn-helix domain-containing protein — MDMQNPSAPPRPQSRAAGKNHSHAGGLVHENARHTERFTVIGNHLAQHPELSLVARGLALYIQSLPAGASVDIKTLASRFPEGRDRIAAALRDLETHGYLRRTRERIPGGRIVTRTVSCNRPGHRGRTGEDQAPGPPKKRQPPRKKLLPAVPQPGYPAPALIQRAIDLLSTLRRHDPRLLLSATDTEHLAPGVAAWLERDLTPTAVRDALTARLPMEPLHRPAALLAHRLTAQLPPLPPIRPPAPPREIVHPLQNCDGCNRAFRAPDPGRCRDCRGDLPGAA, encoded by the coding sequence ATGGACATGCAAAACCCTAGCGCGCCGCCGCGCCCCCAGTCCCGTGCAGCGGGCAAAAACCACTCTCACGCGGGTGGCCTCGTGCACGAGAACGCCCGTCACACCGAGCGCTTCACGGTGATCGGCAACCACCTCGCCCAGCACCCGGAGCTCTCGCTCGTGGCGAGAGGGCTGGCCCTGTACATCCAGTCCCTTCCCGCCGGTGCTTCCGTGGACATCAAGACCCTCGCGTCCCGCTTCCCCGAGGGCCGGGACCGTATCGCCGCCGCCCTGCGGGACCTGGAGACCCACGGCTACCTGCGCCGCACCCGCGAACGCATCCCCGGCGGCCGTATCGTCACCCGCACGGTCTCCTGCAACCGGCCGGGCCACCGCGGCCGGACCGGAGAGGACCAGGCCCCCGGACCGCCGAAGAAGCGGCAACCGCCCCGCAAGAAGCTCCTGCCCGCCGTACCGCAGCCGGGCTACCCGGCCCCCGCACTCATCCAGCGGGCGATCGACCTGCTCAGCACCCTCCGCCGCCACGACCCCCGCCTGCTCCTGTCGGCCACGGACACGGAACACCTGGCGCCCGGAGTCGCCGCGTGGCTGGAACGGGACCTGACCCCCACCGCCGTACGGGACGCCCTGACAGCGCGCCTCCCCATGGAACCCCTGCACCGCCCGGCAGCCCTTCTGGCCCACCGCCTCACCGCCCAGCTGCCACCCCTGCCCCCGATCCGGCCCCCGGCTCCGCCCCGGGAGATCGTGCACCCGCTCCAGAACTGCGACGGCTGCAACCGCGCCTTCCGCGCCCCCGACCCCGGCCGCTGCCGCGACTGCCGAGGCGATCTCCCGGGGGCCGCCTAG
- a CDS encoding Uma2 family endonuclease, which translates to MTIAPDDAQRSGSHIYRAMRDLVQSMGDTIPGKFEITQEGIVHDMISPIGPHELTVLRLRKRLEKVMPEEIVAHTGEPDVEGQSEGIMRRPDVMVIAEVDMETEGTFDPHTVRAAIEVVSRSNPDNDWVGKVRDYPLIGIPVYAIFDPRTATGAVLTDIHSTPGGPRYATRKDFVYGEDVTIGDWTISTDDLPRYKD; encoded by the coding sequence ATGACCATCGCACCGGACGACGCGCAACGGAGCGGCTCCCACATCTACCGGGCGATGCGAGATCTCGTTCAGTCCATGGGCGACACCATCCCTGGCAAGTTCGAGATCACCCAGGAAGGGATCGTCCACGACATGATCTCGCCCATTGGGCCGCACGAACTCACAGTGCTGCGCCTCAGGAAGCGTCTGGAGAAGGTGATGCCGGAAGAAATCGTGGCGCACACAGGCGAGCCGGATGTGGAGGGCCAGTCCGAAGGCATCATGCGACGTCCCGACGTAATGGTGATCGCCGAGGTCGACATGGAGACCGAGGGAACCTTCGATCCTCATACGGTTCGCGCCGCCATCGAGGTCGTCTCCCGCTCCAACCCCGACAACGACTGGGTCGGCAAGGTCCGCGACTACCCCCTGATCGGCATCCCCGTCTACGCGATCTTCGACCCCCGCACCGCCACCGGCGCCGTCCTCACCGACATCCACTCCACCCCCGGCGGCCCCCGATACGCGACCCGCAAGGACTTCGTCTACGGCGAGGACGTCACCATCGGAGACTGGACGATCTCGACGGACGACCTGCCGCGCTACAAGGACTGA